In a genomic window of Paracoccaceae bacterium:
- a CDS encoding DUF805 domain-containing protein, translating into MDKMMLAVRAVLSKYITFSGRASRSEYWWWILAIFLLSALTQLIDALVIAPMLGIVPAAGDDASQPLSLILSLAILLPTVAVGVRRLHDIGRSGWWLLLSLIPLIGFLVLLYFYTRPSDPENEWGPPNPLY; encoded by the coding sequence ATGGATAAGATGATGCTGGCCGTGCGCGCGGTCCTGTCTAAATATATCACGTTTTCGGGGCGGGCCTCACGGTCGGAGTACTGGTGGTGGATTCTCGCCATTTTCCTGCTGTCCGCGCTGACGCAGCTGATCGACGCGCTGGTCATCGCGCCGATGTTGGGGATCGTGCCGGCGGCAGGCGACGACGCTTCCCAGCCGCTGAGCTTGATCCTGTCTCTCGCCATCCTGTTGCCGACTGTGGCTGTCGGCGTGCGGCGCCTGCATGACATCGGGCGATCGGGATGGTGGTTGCTCCTCTCCCTGATCCCGCTCATCGGCTTCCTGGTCTTGCTCTACTTTTATACCCGGCCCAGTGATCCGGAAAATGAATGGGGGCCGCCAAACCCGCTTTATTGA
- a CDS encoding VOC family protein produces the protein MISYVTVGADDMKRAERFYSAFLPALGYSFEEYHGDLSYIPPTQPGQKQVSPDFYVKAPSNGSPASSGNGSMVAFEINSQTQVRELHAAALAAGGADEGTPGFRPTYGSHFFVGYLRDPHGNKVALFCDNPDEPGRDD, from the coding sequence ATGATTTCCTATGTTACTGTCGGTGCGGATGACATGAAACGTGCAGAACGGTTTTATTCTGCCTTCTTGCCAGCCCTCGGGTATAGCTTTGAAGAGTACCACGGGGACTTGAGCTACATTCCTCCGACCCAACCCGGTCAAAAACAGGTTTCGCCCGATTTCTACGTGAAGGCACCATCTAATGGTAGTCCCGCGTCGTCTGGAAACGGTTCGATGGTGGCATTTGAGATCAACAGCCAAACTCAAGTTCGAGAACTGCACGCAGCGGCGCTTGCTGCTGGTGGGGCTGACGAGGGCACGCCGGGTTTTCGCCCCACATACGGCTCCCACTTTTTCGTCGGCTACCTTCGCGACCCTCACGGAAACAAGGTTGCATTGTTCTGCGACAATCCGGACGAACCCGGACGAGACGATTAG
- a CDS encoding TauD/TfdA family dioxygenase, with product MASLNIDPAGQFVTLPTQNGDLRFHAIWLRDNAPDPETRAVGNGQRLIALRDIPVDTHIAAADLVGESLSVNFAPEGKTVSFDIRWLVAHAYDSNVALARGWTGDAIVTWDADLMDDVPTGDFTALDAGGDAMLDWLGHVTRYGFGKVVSGPVEDGALFRIVDWFGHVRETNYGRKFEVRTEVNPTNLAFTGLGLQAHTDNPYRDPVPTVQVLYCLESTAAGGENMVVDGFAAALRLRDENEDYFNVLVDHCARFEYASEAGVCLTSRRPMIELSPDGELIGVRFNNRSMAAVTDIPFDKMALYYAAYRRLGEIIDDEAMEVTFRLNPGEAFIVDNTRVLHARKGYAGAGTRWFQGCYADKDGLRSTYDAMLRETALEAAE from the coding sequence ATGGCTTCTCTGAATATCGATCCAGCTGGGCAATTCGTAACGCTGCCGACCCAAAATGGAGATCTACGGTTTCACGCGATCTGGCTGCGCGACAATGCTCCGGACCCCGAAACCCGCGCAGTGGGCAACGGCCAGCGCTTGATCGCCCTACGTGACATTCCGGTCGATACGCATATTGCAGCGGCGGACCTCGTGGGCGAAAGCTTGTCGGTAAACTTCGCTCCAGAGGGCAAAACTGTCTCCTTTGATATCCGTTGGCTTGTGGCACATGCCTATGACAGTAACGTTGCGCTCGCGCGCGGCTGGACCGGTGACGCGATCGTAACGTGGGACGCGGACCTGATGGATGACGTCCCCACAGGTGATTTCACAGCGCTAGACGCGGGTGGAGATGCCATGCTTGACTGGCTGGGTCACGTCACGCGCTACGGATTTGGTAAAGTGGTCAGCGGCCCCGTCGAGGATGGCGCGCTGTTTCGCATTGTCGATTGGTTCGGACATGTGCGCGAGACGAACTATGGCCGAAAATTCGAGGTTCGCACAGAAGTCAATCCAACCAATCTGGCGTTCACGGGCCTTGGTCTGCAAGCGCACACCGACAATCCCTACCGCGATCCTGTTCCGACCGTTCAAGTACTCTACTGCCTCGAAAGCACGGCGGCGGGAGGCGAAAATATGGTGGTAGATGGGTTTGCTGCGGCCCTGCGCCTGCGGGATGAAAACGAGGATTATTTCAATGTGCTGGTCGATCATTGTGCGCGGTTTGAATACGCAAGCGAAGCGGGTGTTTGCCTGACGTCGCGCCGCCCGATGATTGAGCTGTCCCCCGACGGCGAGCTGATCGGCGTGCGCTTCAACAACCGGTCTATGGCCGCCGTCACGGACATACCTTTCGATAAGATGGCACTCTATTACGCGGCCTATCGCCGCTTGGGCGAAATCATCGATGACGAGGCGATGGAAGTCACATTCCGGCTTAACCCCGGTGAAGCGTTCATCGTAGACAATACGCGCGTCTTGCATGCGCGCAAAGGATATGCAGGCGCAGGCACACGCTGGTTTCAAGGGTGTTACGCCGACAAAGATGGGCTGCGATCTACTTATGACGCCATGCTTCGCGAAACGGCACTGGAGGCCGCAGAATGA
- a CDS encoding LysR family transcriptional regulator, with protein MNEAQFKLPPLEWIRAFEAAARCGSFTAAAAETGVTQPAISQRIGQLEQLFGTALFVRQARSITLTTDGEAWLPHVQSALGAIRDSSEAIFGAGRKRLTISASQSVIDLWLQPRMGQFCDIAGGDLSVQTMVVGAHDAPKSGVIGVRYGTGSWPTTYKLPLYNEQMAVMASPELACRTDPWINWPRITCSGARPGWNDWAAQFNSPTTPVPSYRFDTFLSALGAALAGLGVIVGSLPLCAKQLAEGSLVRLSDDTLDHHETYWLIAEQEAVTRNQWDQIATVIS; from the coding sequence ATGAATGAAGCTCAGTTCAAACTTCCGCCGCTTGAGTGGATACGTGCGTTCGAAGCAGCGGCGCGCTGCGGCAGCTTTACAGCTGCAGCGGCAGAAACGGGTGTGACACAGCCCGCGATTAGCCAGCGGATCGGCCAATTGGAACAATTGTTTGGCACCGCGTTGTTTGTAAGGCAGGCGCGCTCTATCACCCTCACAACCGATGGCGAAGCGTGGCTGCCCCACGTGCAATCCGCCCTTGGTGCGATCCGCGACAGTTCGGAGGCAATATTCGGTGCAGGACGAAAAAGGCTGACGATTTCTGCAAGCCAATCGGTAATCGATCTGTGGCTGCAACCGCGCATGGGCCAATTTTGCGACATTGCGGGCGGGGATTTGTCGGTTCAAACCATGGTGGTGGGCGCACATGATGCACCAAAGAGCGGCGTGATAGGGGTCCGCTATGGGACTGGGTCTTGGCCAACTACTTACAAGCTGCCGTTGTATAATGAACAAATGGCGGTAATGGCGTCACCCGAACTGGCGTGCCGCACAGACCCTTGGATAAACTGGCCGCGCATCACTTGTTCCGGCGCGCGCCCCGGTTGGAATGACTGGGCGGCGCAATTTAACTCTCCTACGACACCTGTTCCAAGCTATCGGTTCGACACATTTCTATCCGCACTTGGAGCAGCGCTTGCTGGCTTGGGCGTAATCGTCGGATCTTTGCCCCTGTGCGCCAAGCAACTCGCGGAAGGTAGCTTGGTAAGATTAAGCGACGATACGTTGGATCATCACGAAACCTATTGGCTTATAGCGGAACAAGAAGCCGTAACGCGAAACCAATGGGATCAGATCGCAACCGTAATTTCATGA
- a CDS encoding TIGR02466 family protein, whose translation MSDISSLFVTRLYQAALSEQGKPIDPSELEASCWSIAEGDEAGQEWCDENGFPGYTSYASLTDLPYRFPIFKDLVKVLNKHVKTFAKDLAFNLDGRKLKVEDIWINILPPGGIHTGHIHPHSVISGTTYVAVPAGASVIKFEDPRLAMMMAAPTRLKDARPEMRSFHYVTPEPGEVLLWESWLRHEVPLNMAEEERISVSFNYGWG comes from the coding sequence ATGTCAGATATCTCCTCACTCTTTGTGACCCGCCTCTATCAAGCCGCCCTGTCCGAGCAGGGCAAACCCATTGACCCGTCCGAGCTCGAGGCCTCCTGCTGGTCCATCGCCGAGGGCGACGAGGCCGGGCAGGAATGGTGCGACGAAAACGGCTTTCCCGGCTACACCAGCTATGCGTCCCTGACCGACCTGCCCTATCGTTTTCCGATCTTCAAAGATCTGGTGAAGGTGCTGAACAAGCACGTCAAAACCTTCGCCAAGGACCTCGCGTTCAACCTCGATGGGCGCAAGCTCAAGGTGGAGGACATCTGGATCAACATCCTGCCACCGGGCGGTATCCACACGGGCCACATCCACCCCCATTCAGTAATCAGCGGCACGACCTATGTGGCTGTCCCCGCGGGGGCAAGTGTGATCAAATTCGAAGATCCGCGCCTTGCCATGATGATGGCCGCCCCGACACGCCTCAAAGACGCCCGCCCCGAAATGCGCAGCTTTCACTACGTCACGCCCGAACCCGGCGAGGTCCTCCTCTGGGAAAGCTGGCTGCGCCACGAGGTCCCGCTGAACATGGCCGAAGAAGAACGGATTTCAGTTTCGTTCAATTACGGGTGGGGTTGA
- a CDS encoding HD domain-containing protein, giving the protein MSTPTLTKDTIVDFLGSIFERRGGEEYLGEPVNMGQHMLQGATIAQQNNQTEEIIIGALLHDIGHFTSEFGTFSMEDTEDRHHEDAGAEVLEQFFPRIVTDCARYHVAAKRYLCATKPEYFNRLSEASVHSLNLQGGPMNADEIAAFEKIPNVEQIIAVRFLDDAGKLPDMETPDFWHFAPIAQRLVDRHAENSSQP; this is encoded by the coding sequence ATGAGCACGCCGACTCTAACCAAAGATACCATCGTGGACTTTCTCGGTTCGATCTTCGAGAGACGCGGCGGCGAGGAATATCTGGGCGAACCTGTGAACATGGGCCAGCACATGTTGCAAGGTGCCACCATTGCGCAGCAAAACAACCAAACAGAGGAAATCATCATCGGCGCGCTGCTCCACGATATTGGTCATTTCACCAGCGAATTTGGCACTTTTTCGATGGAAGATACGGAAGACCGCCATCACGAGGATGCGGGCGCTGAGGTGCTGGAGCAGTTTTTTCCCCGCATCGTAACGGATTGCGCGCGCTACCACGTTGCTGCGAAACGCTACCTTTGCGCGACCAAACCGGAATATTTCAACCGTCTGTCGGAGGCATCGGTGCATTCGTTAAACTTGCAAGGCGGGCCAATGAATGCGGATGAGATTGCCGCATTTGAAAAAATCCCGAACGTCGAGCAGATCATCGCTGTGCGTTTCCTTGATGATGCAGGTAAGCTCCCGGACATGGAAACGCCGGATTTCTGGCATTTCGCACCAATCGCCCAGCGGTTAGTTGATCGCCACGCTGAAAATTCTTCACAGCCCTGA